The window GATCCTTGGTGTCGATACCCCAGCGGTCAAGCGCCTCGGCGATGGTTGCGCCCTCGGGGTATATCTCGAGATCGCCCTCGGGGGAGCGGACGACGACGCCCGCCGATCTAACAGGGGATCGGAAGTTACAGATGGTGTCTTTGACTGTCAGGATGGATATGCCGATCAGGAGGATCGACAGGAGAAAGATGACGCCCACGCGGTATCTGATGAGTCCCGCCGCCTCATGCGCTTCGGGGGGACGGGACCGATCATGCTTGATATACAGGGCGGCCCGGTCCAGTGGCCTGTCGGGGGGACGTGTCCCCTTTTTGTCGGTATCGCTTTCCGTTCTTTCGCTCCGTTTTCCCAAACGCCTTTCTCTTGCGCTCATCTGTGAGAAGCCGGAATCCGGCCCTCCTCGCGGCCGTCCCCGGACGGTTCGTTATTTCTTCTTAAGGACCCTTCGCTTGCGCTCGTCCTTGAGGAGCTTGTATTCGATGCTGTCCACCAGGGCCGTCCAGCTCGCCTGGATGATGTTCTCATCCACCCCCACCGTCTCCCAGGTGTCCTCCTTGTCTCCCGATTCTATCAGGACCCGGACGACCGCCTTGGTGCCGTCCTCGGTGGTGAGCACCCGGACCTTGAAGTCCAAAAGCTTCATGTCCGACAGCTCCGGATAGAACTTCTCCAGGGCCTTCCTGATGGCGTTGTCCAGGGCGTTGACCGGGCCGTTGCCCACCGCCGCGGTGTGCTCGATGCGGTTATCCACGTCTATCATGATGGTCGCCTCGGAAAGCGGCTCCGCCTCCTGCTGGCGGCGCTCCACGATGACCCGGAACCCCCGGAGGTGGAAATAGGGCGTGTGCTGCCCCAGGGTGCGGTTCATGAGTATCTCGAAGGAGGCGTCGGCCCCCTCGAACTGGTAGCCCCGCTCCTCCAGGATCTTGATCTGTTCGATCAGTTTTTTACCGCCGTCGGCGTGCTCGTCCAGGTTGATGCCGAACTGCTCGGCCTTGAAGCGGATATTGGAAAGGCCCGATTGATCGCTGACCAGGATGCGCTGCTGGTTTCCCACAAGCGTCGGGTTGATGTGTTCGTAGGTCAGGGGGTTCTTCTTGACGGCGCTGACGTGGATGCCCCCCTTGTGGGCGAAGGCGCTCTCCCCCACGTAGGGGCGGTGCTTGTCCGGAAGGCGGTTGGCCATCTCGTCCACGTACCGGGAGACCTCCCGGAGCCGCTCGAGCTGCTTGTCGGAGATGCACTCGATATCCATCTTGAGCTTGAGGTTCGCGATGATGGTGCAGAGGTTCGCGTTGCCGCACCGCTCGCCGTATCCGTTGATGGTCCCCTGGACCTGGTCTGCGCCGGCGAGGATCGCCGCCAGGCTGTTGGCCACGCCCAGGCCGTTGTCGTTGTGACAGTGGATGCCGAGGGGCGTTTTCAGCTCCTTCTTTATCCGGCCGACGATCTCCGTCACCTCCCAGGGCATGACGCCGCCGTTGGTGTCGCACAAGACGAGCACGTCCGCGCCGCTTTCCTCGGCCCGCTTGAGGCATTTGAGGGCGTAGTCCGGGTCGGCCTTGAAGCCGTCGAAGAAGTGCTCGGCGTCGAAAAAGAGCTCCGCCGCCTTTCCCTTGAGATAGGAAAAGGTATCGGAGATCATATCCAGGTTTTCGTCGAGACTCGCATTGAGGGCCGTGGAGACGTGGATATCCCAGGTCTTGCCGACGACGGTGATCGCGTCCGTCTCGGCCTTCAGGAGGGCCTGGATCATCTCGTCGTCTTTGGCCGCTTTTCCCTTTCTCCGGGTGGAGCCGAAGGCGGAAAGCTTGGCGATGTTGAGGCGCACTCCCTTCATGCCGGAGAAGAAAGCGTCGTCCTTCGGGTTGGCGCCGGGCCAGCCCCCCTCGATGTAGTGCACGCCCAGATCGTCGAGCTTTCTGGCAATCTTCAGCTTGTCCTCGACGATAAAGGCGATGTCCTCCGCCTGGGCGCCGTCTCTCAGTGTTGTGTCGTATATCTTGACAAGTCTCATGGTTTCCCGATGTCCCTACAGTTTTTCTTCCATGACCTTCAGGTCGTTTCCCAGGCCGAACGCGTCGTGCAGGGCGCGCACGGCCAGCTCTGAATACTTGCGCTCGATGGCGCACGATACCTTGATCTCGGAGGTGCTGATCATGATGATGTTGATGTTTTCATTGAACAGGGCCTCGAACATTTTTGAGGCGACGCCGGCGTGGCTTCGCATGCCCACCCCGATGATGGAGACCTTGGCGATGTTCTCGTCGGCGATGACCTCCATTGCTCCGAGGTCCTTCTGTATTTCCGTGAGGATATTCTTTGCCTTGGCGAGATCGTTCTTCGGCACGGTAAAGGTGATATCGG is drawn from Candidatus Zymogenaceae bacterium and contains these coding sequences:
- a CDS encoding citramalate synthase, with the translated sequence MRLVKIYDTTLRDGAQAEDIAFIVEDKLKIARKLDDLGVHYIEGGWPGANPKDDAFFSGMKGVRLNIAKLSAFGSTRRKGKAAKDDEMIQALLKAETDAITVVGKTWDIHVSTALNASLDENLDMISDTFSYLKGKAAELFFDAEHFFDGFKADPDYALKCLKRAEESGADVLVLCDTNGGVMPWEVTEIVGRIKKELKTPLGIHCHNDNGLGVANSLAAILAGADQVQGTINGYGERCGNANLCTIIANLKLKMDIECISDKQLERLREVSRYVDEMANRLPDKHRPYVGESAFAHKGGIHVSAVKKNPLTYEHINPTLVGNQQRILVSDQSGLSNIRFKAEQFGINLDEHADGGKKLIEQIKILEERGYQFEGADASFEILMNRTLGQHTPYFHLRGFRVIVERRQQEAEPLSEATIMIDVDNRIEHTAAVGNGPVNALDNAIRKALEKFYPELSDMKLLDFKVRVLTTEDGTKAVVRVLIESGDKEDTWETVGVDENIIQASWTALVDSIEYKLLKDERKRRVLKKK
- a CDS encoding helix-hairpin-helix domain-containing protein, whose protein sequence is MSARERRLGKRSERTESDTDKKGTRPPDRPLDRAALYIKHDRSRPPEAHEAAGLIRYRVGVIFLLSILLIGISILTVKDTICNFRSPVRSAGVVVRSPEGDLEIYPEGATIAEALDRWGIDTKDLTEETLAAPLPTGCAVTVTGNPDAPVKCEPFCARDLFVLGIPFDINTASADDLCLIPGIGERLSRRIVAHREEHGPFLCARDLTDVPGIGEKKSETIMKYVVFHDVLYGTEGVR